A genomic window from Lycium barbarum isolate Lr01 chromosome 4, ASM1917538v2, whole genome shotgun sequence includes:
- the LOC132637853 gene encoding uncharacterized protein LOC132637853 has translation MSQNQQGPYFAIRTFPPANAVSELNLDHSVNEIEVDISERILAIIQVVEAAQISKNIEKRTYHARDAMNIDVNEGDADVEKEEACCICLIEYQDEDTIGTLQCGHEFHVKCISKWLQRKKISCMYLREYISLADEHSKETELEKISLHSKYKSEEANLSVLCSLLENYYQLTTGWNRRHVSNLC, from the exons ATGTCTCAAAATCAGCAAGGTCCCTATTTTGCTATTCGTACATTTCCACCTGCGAATGCCGTATCCGAGTTGAATCTTGATCACAGTGTTAATGAAATTGAGGTTGACATATCTGAGAGGATTCTTGCAATAATACAAGTAGTGGAGGCGGCACAGATATCCAAGAATATAGAAAAAAGAACTTATCATGCTCGTGATGCTATGAATATAGATGTTAATGAAGGTGATGCTGATGTTGAGAAAGAAGAAGCATGTTGTATCTGCTTAATTGAATATCAAGATGAAGATACCATTGGCACACTTCAATGTGGCCATGAATTTCATGTAAAGTGCATCAGCAAGTGGTTGCAGAGGAAGAAA ATCTCATGTATGTATTTGCGTGAGTACATTTCTTTAGCTGATGAGCATTCTAAAGAAACTGAGCTAGAAAAGATTAGCCTACATT CAAAATACAAGTCAGAAGAAGCTAATTTGTCAGTTCTGTGTTCATTGCTTGAAAATTATTACCAATTGACAACTGGTTGGAACCGTCGCCATGTTAGTAACCTTTGCTGA